The following coding sequences lie in one Apium graveolens cultivar Ventura chromosome 1, ASM990537v1, whole genome shotgun sequence genomic window:
- the LOC141724515 gene encoding metalloendoproteinase 3-MMP-like encodes MAQNFQLISYISLFFLLLLVPSNSKNPATRKPRPFGFLKHLEGCKKGENLTGLRELKQYLNKFGYLNYNSLKADNNDDFDDFLEAALKTYQANYNLKITGTLDSETLSKMVMPRCGVPDVINGTSSMTTNKKPHHHHHGSKKLHTVSHYSFFRGYPRWPVGKTHLTYWFDLGTTHPDAIPAFVGAFDKWTLYTQYFTFEETLEYENSDIKIGFERGEHGDGIGNAFDGEGGVIAHAYAPTDGRFHCDADEFWSIGAIAGYLDLETVALHEIGHLLGLDHSSIEDAIMYPSISSGVVKDLHDDDVEGIKALYNV; translated from the coding sequence ATGGCACAAAATTTTCAGCTCATATCATACATCTCTCTCTTCTTCCTGCTCCTCCTTGTTCCGTCCAACTCGAAAAACCCTGCGACTAGAAAGCCACGACCTTTCGGATTCCTAAAGCATCTTGAAGGATGCAAAAAAGGGGAAAATCTAACAGGTCTTCGCGAGCTAAAACAATATCTAAACAAATTCGGCTACCTTAATTATAACTCTTTGAAAGCAGACAATAATGACGATTTTGATGATTTTCTTGAGGCTGCTTTGAAGACTTATCAGGCCAACTATAATCTCAAGATTACGGGAACATTAGATTCTGAAACATTATCGAAGATGGTGATGCCACGGTGTGGAGTGCCTGATGTTATCAATGGGACAAGTAGCATGACAACAAACAAAAAACCACATCATCACCACCATGGCTCGAAAAAACTCCATACAGTCTCTCATTATAGTTTCTTCCGAGGCTACCCTAGATGGCCTGTTGGTAAGACTCATCTTACTTACTGGTTTGATCTAGGCACTACTCATCCAGATGCTATTCCGGCATTTGTTGGAGCATTCGATAAATGGACTTTGTACACGCAATATTTCACGTTCGAAGAAACTCTCGAGTATGAAAATTCGGATATTAAGATTGGTTTCGAACGTGGTGAGCACGGGGATGGTATTGGTAATGCTTTTGATGGTGAAGGAGGTGTTATTGCTCATGCTTATGCACCAACAGACGGAAGATTTCATTGTGATGCGGATGAGTTTTGGTCTATAGGGGCTATTGCTGGTTATTTGGATTTGGAGACCGTTGCCTTGCATGAAATTGGACATCTTCTCGGACTTGATCATAGCTCGATTGAAGATGCGATTATGTATCCAAGTATTTCTTCAGGAGTCGTAAAAGATTTACATGATGATGATGTTGAAGGAATTAAGGCACTCTATAACGTCTAG
- the LOC141724522 gene encoding uncharacterized protein LOC141724522 encodes MNNLQGYYGLKPPDHEVVPKEFEMTVYQSGGSQYLEDSQFGLPSSHMNPPLSIHRKSKSATDNRKLKNGDLAEPAEKSSFNNWISNLVGWNQKSEADYKSRAPEMLLKGDTSNGGFSKITGKGLALRQKAVSRIASGIDGETGLQSSIITAVEEFARRESLSGVKKSLSMPSFQDSDCTSSIWPAVNWSLKPDLQVFSTVSITKPIFDSFPIPITGRRNKTAVD; translated from the coding sequence ATGAACAATCTACAAGGATATTATGGTCTTAAGCCACCAGATCACGAGGTTGTACCTAAAGAATTTGAGATGACTGTCTATCAGAGCGGAGGGTCTCAGTACTTGGAGGACAGTCAATTTGGCCTTCCATCATCTCATATGAACCCTCCTCTGAGTATTCACCGAAAAAGTAAAAGCGCAACTGATAATCGCAAACTGAAGAACGGTGATTTAGCTGAACCTGCTGAAAAATCTAGCTTTAACAACTGGATCAGCAATTTAGTAGGCTGGAATCAGAAATCTGAAGCTGACTATAAATCTCGTGCTCCAGAAATGTTACTGAAAGGAGATACAAGCAATGGTGGATTTTCAAAGATTACGGGTAAAGGCTTAGCACTGAGGCAGAAAGCTGTTAGTCGGATTGCTTCGGGAATTGATGGTGAAACAGGATTGCAAAGTTCTATTATTACAGCTGTGGAAGAATTTGCACGACGAGAAAGTCTTAGTGGTGTAAAGAAGTCACTCAGTATGCCCAGTTTTCAGGATTCAGATTGTACCTCATCTATCTGGCCAGCAGTTAATTGGAGTTTGAAGCCTGATCTACAGGTCTTTTCTACTGTATCCATTACGAAACCAATTTTTGATAGCTTTCCAATACCAATCACTGGCAGAAGGAACAAAACAGCCGTGGATTAG